A single genomic interval of Syntrophobotulus glycolicus DSM 8271 harbors:
- a CDS encoding DUF2922 domain-containing protein, whose translation MATTTNKVLRMVFSTQSGSTFSITLPTPREDLTAAEVEVVIELILSNTR comes from the coding sequence ATGGCGACGACAACGAATAAAGTATTAAGAATGGTTTTCTCCACCCAAAGCGGAAGCACGTTCAGCATTACGCTGCCGACTCCCCGGGAAGATTTAACTGCTGCGGAAGTAGAGGTGGTCATCGAGCTTATCCTCAGCAACACCCGGTAA
- a CDS encoding DUF3102 domain-containing protein: MDESALTGIPERTPDRIADEITLIKEQTKKYLLISAVEIGRRLAEVKEKIPYGEFTAWLKEAVQYSETTAYRLIRIAEEYGPGLSQTESFARLGYTQALILLGLPAEERAEFITQLDIENMAVRELQQAVTDRKKTLAEKTALQKERDTQQSKISKLSGELAEANKEKEEKKTSFWAEQEKVTILQRELDALKDKSAIAQSIAALERETKIARINLSMARADARYDLITKGFDDLVMEIKEMAATDPEAFKLYFEQTDQFISEASQRLRRIKKTLPEPSL, from the coding sequence ATGGATGAAAGTGCGCTTACCGGTATACCGGAAAGAACCCCCGACCGGATTGCCGATGAAATAACCTTGATCAAAGAACAAACCAAAAAATATCTGCTCATCAGCGCCGTGGAAATCGGACGCCGCCTTGCTGAAGTCAAGGAAAAGATCCCGTATGGTGAGTTTACCGCCTGGCTGAAAGAAGCGGTACAATATTCCGAGACCACGGCCTACCGGCTGATACGCATCGCGGAAGAATACGGTCCCGGACTGTCACAAACAGAATCGTTTGCCAGGCTGGGCTATACCCAGGCGCTTATCCTCCTGGGACTCCCGGCGGAGGAACGGGCGGAATTCATTACACAGCTTGATATAGAGAACATGGCCGTCCGCGAGCTCCAGCAGGCGGTTACGGACAGAAAAAAAACCCTTGCCGAAAAAACAGCGCTGCAGAAAGAGCGTGACACTCAGCAAAGCAAAATCTCCAAATTATCCGGCGAACTCGCTGAGGCCAACAAAGAAAAAGAAGAAAAGAAAACATCTTTTTGGGCCGAGCAGGAAAAAGTCACGATCCTGCAGCGTGAGCTTGACGCCTTAAAAGATAAAAGCGCGATCGCCCAAAGCATCGCCGCACTGGAACGTGAAACTAAGATCGCCAGGATCAACCTATCCATGGCCCGGGCCGACGCCCGCTACGATCTGATCACCAAAGGATTCGACGATCTGGTTATGGAGATCAAGGAAATGGCCGCGACGGACCCGGAGGCTTTCAAGCTTTATTTCGAACAGACCGACCAGTTTATTTCGGAGGCGTCCCAGCGCTTAAGACGTATAAAGAAAACCTTGCCGGAGCCAAGCCTTTAA
- a CDS encoding type II toxin-antitoxin system VapC family toxin produces the protein MSAVYVLDACALLAIINNEQGADRVEGILREALEGNTVVYMNKINLYEVYYGIYRVDGQTNADKVYQIIQKQPIDIIDVFSDDVFREAARLKAKYKISLADSIALGEASMRNASLLSSDHHEFDIVEQQESIKFDWIR, from the coding sequence GTGAGCGCGGTATATGTTTTAGATGCCTGTGCGCTGTTGGCCATTATCAATAATGAACAGGGAGCTGACAGGGTTGAAGGTATTTTGAGAGAAGCCCTTGAAGGAAACACTGTAGTATATATGAATAAAATTAATCTATATGAAGTCTATTATGGTATTTATCGTGTTGATGGACAAACAAATGCTGATAAAGTCTATCAAATAATACAAAAACAGCCAATAGACATTATTGATGTCTTTAGTGATGATGTATTTAGAGAAGCAGCGAGACTGAAGGCTAAATACAAGATATCTCTTGCTGATTCGATTGCTCTTGGCGAAGCTTCTATGAGGAATGCATCACTACTGTCATCCGATCATCATGAGTTTGATATTGTTGAGCAGCAGGAAAGTATTAAATTTGATTGGATACGCTGA
- a CDS encoding anti-sigma factor family protein, with product MSCIYREKIKDYLEEKLPPKEMETMEKHLESCAECQAELDKYLDPKLSLEVKPPDVEDEVLVRKIKARIKGMRRIILYGLLGFILGLFSRFYTLDEFLLTKAMMALPYKLAEFVLGIFFSGNVVLSGDRMYYYYQGGMGFFPYHPLLDFLATTVTPAIIASFMAVMIGYFLSDKRVFRRQNILKFLVTWFIIFLVWTGTLYGTYNHALGKINNLEGIKALTVYTAEKNSTSWLIRIDQDAFRDEKYTKLVAIISEAEKVTAKIYPQAKNGYEMLVSFSGGGTIPIYLDRDSGEMIVKNGSAYLIPPEKLEYINGVLGGKKND from the coding sequence ATGTCCTGTATTTACAGAGAAAAAATCAAAGACTATTTAGAAGAAAAACTCCCCCCAAAGGAGATGGAAACCATGGAAAAACACCTGGAGAGCTGTGCGGAGTGTCAGGCGGAATTGGATAAATACCTTGATCCTAAGCTAAGCTTGGAAGTAAAGCCCCCAGATGTGGAAGACGAGGTTTTGGTTCGTAAAATAAAGGCCAGGATAAAAGGCATGAGGCGAATTATCCTCTACGGCCTGTTAGGCTTTATCCTGGGGTTGTTTTCCAGGTTTTATACCCTGGATGAGTTTCTTTTAACCAAAGCAATGATGGCGTTACCCTATAAATTGGCGGAATTTGTTCTCGGTATCTTCTTCTCGGGAAATGTCGTCCTATCTGGAGACAGAATGTATTATTATTATCAAGGAGGGATGGGCTTTTTTCCGTACCACCCCCTGCTTGACTTTTTGGCAACGACTGTAACCCCGGCGATCATTGCCTCATTTATGGCTGTCATGATTGGTTATTTTTTGAGTGATAAAAGGGTCTTCCGCCGCCAAAACATTCTGAAGTTCCTGGTAACTTGGTTCATTATATTCCTGGTTTGGACCGGTACGCTTTACGGCACCTATAACCACGCCTTAGGCAAAATTAACAACCTTGAGGGGATTAAAGCCCTGACCGTTTATACCGCTGAAAAAAACAGCACCTCTTGGTTGATCAGAATTGATCAAGATGCTTTCAGGGATGAAAAATATACCAAGCTTGTGGCGATCATCTCTGAAGCAGAGAAAGTGACAGCAAAGATTTATCCGCAAGCGAAGAATGGTTACGAAATGTTGGTAAGCTTCTCCGGAGGAGGAACAATTCCCATTTACTTGGATAGGGATAGCGGGGAAATGATTGTGAAAAATGGCAGCGCCTATTTGATTCCGCCTGAAAAGCTGGAATATATCAATGGCGTCTTAGGAGGGAAAAAAAATGACTAA
- a CDS encoding RluA family pseudouridine synthase — MNNTPLTYTAGAQDENTFLRDLLASKLLLSHSLVVRLKHQNKIQVNGQLVHTNYRLQAGDFVTINIDLSEENNIIPESIPLDIVYEDEDFVAVNKPAGMSIHPSRLGGTGTLANAVTYHWQGLGRNILFRPINRLDKDTSGLVLIGKSQFAHQGIFNQLKQHKIDRRYIALVERALTRDHGHIDQPIARPDANKRRRIVHPAGQAATTHYQVLDRYPDHTLLSLKLETGRTHQIRVHLSYIGHPVSGDLLYGFASPLIKRQALHADRIRFTHPRSGKEVILDIPLAQDMQTAVDYLGNQSINR, encoded by the coding sequence TTGAATAATACACCGCTAACATACACAGCAGGTGCACAAGATGAGAATACTTTTTTGCGCGACCTGCTCGCCTCAAAACTTTTGTTGTCCCATTCTTTGGTTGTCCGCCTGAAGCACCAGAACAAAATACAGGTGAACGGGCAGTTGGTCCATACCAACTATCGCCTCCAAGCGGGAGATTTTGTCACTATAAATATTGACCTCAGCGAGGAGAACAATATCATTCCGGAGTCGATTCCTCTGGACATCGTTTACGAAGATGAAGACTTTGTGGCAGTGAACAAGCCTGCGGGTATGTCCATTCACCCATCCCGCCTGGGGGGCACCGGCACCTTGGCTAATGCGGTAACTTATCACTGGCAGGGGTTGGGAAGGAACATCCTTTTCCGCCCGATTAACCGCCTTGATAAGGACACTTCCGGCTTGGTTCTCATAGGGAAAAGTCAGTTTGCCCACCAGGGAATCTTCAATCAGCTAAAGCAACACAAGATTGACCGAAGGTATATTGCTTTGGTAGAGAGAGCGCTGACCAGAGATCATGGTCATATTGACCAACCCATCGCCCGGCCGGATGCGAATAAGCGCCGGCGAATTGTCCATCCAGCCGGCCAAGCAGCGACAACCCATTATCAGGTGCTTGACAGGTATCCTGACCACACCCTCTTGTCACTAAAGTTAGAGACTGGCCGCACCCATCAGATACGGGTTCATCTGAGTTACATCGGTCACCCGGTAAGCGGTGACCTCCTGTACGGATTTGCTTCCCCTTTGATAAAACGACAAGCCCTGCACGCCGACAGGATACGTTTCACCCACCCCCGCAGCGGCAAAGAAGTCATTTTAGATATCCCCTTAGCGCAAGACATGCAAACAGCTGTTGACTATCTGGGGAACCAGTCAATCAATCGTTAA
- a CDS encoding DUF2922 domain-containing protein — translation MATSTNKIVRMVFSTQTGSTFSITLPQPRESLTAAEAETVMDLVISKNIFTTSGGDLTGKRDLKIVDTTTTDLFDPIPS, via the coding sequence ATGGCGACATCTACGAATAAAATCGTGAGAATGGTTTTCTCAACCCAAACCGGAAGCACATTCAGCATTACGCTGCCGCAACCCCGTGAAAGTTTAACTGCTGCCGAAGCAGAGACGGTCATGGACCTCGTTATCAGCAAAAATATATTCACAACCTCCGGAGGGGACCTTACAGGGAAAAGAGACCTCAAGATAGTGGATACAACCACCACGGATCTCTTTGACCCGATCCCCTCTTAG
- a CDS encoding DUF1659 domain-containing protein, whose protein sequence is MAVVETHDNSLLVARYQTGVSVDGAPILRQKSLSGVKATATSEDVYDVAEALFGIVEYPLIQVRRDNRILLSKE, encoded by the coding sequence ATGGCTGTTGTGGAAACCCATGATAACTCCTTGCTGGTTGCGCGCTATCAGACCGGGGTTTCCGTGGACGGCGCCCCCATACTCCGGCAAAAAAGCCTGTCCGGCGTAAAGGCAACCGCCACAAGCGAAGATGTCTATGACGTGGCTGAGGCCTTGTTCGGAATAGTAGAATACCCGCTGATACAGGTGCGCCGGGACAACCGCATATTGCTAAGTAAGGAATAA
- a CDS encoding protein kinase family protein, translating to MWLWRAKRYSGKQLDQYTIERPLGEGRYATCFLARTGSGNVVVIKKFKPSILKKNSKKNMYEAIILSKLKDKRVPELLGVINQKGFYGFILEFKHGHTVKDLLFKDKHKFTNEEFYHTGNQLIRIIRYLHENGVVHRDIRTPNVLMDNGEVYLIDFGLARWADHNQYPYDLDFSYLGDFLLYLLYSSYEKREKHQKLPWHKELELTCEQRLLLKRLLGIEAGYKNICDIETDFINAFKPQ from the coding sequence ATGTGGTTATGGAGAGCAAAAAGATACTCCGGTAAACAACTCGATCAATACACCATTGAAAGACCCCTTGGTGAAGGCAGATATGCAACGTGTTTTCTTGCCAGGACAGGCAGTGGTAATGTCGTTGTCATCAAGAAGTTCAAACCAAGCATTTTGAAAAAGAATTCAAAGAAAAATATGTATGAGGCAATAATCCTATCAAAGCTCAAGGATAAAAGAGTCCCTGAGCTTTTAGGCGTGATCAATCAAAAAGGGTTCTATGGATTTATTTTGGAATTTAAGCATGGACATACCGTAAAAGACCTGCTTTTTAAAGATAAACATAAATTTACGAATGAAGAATTTTATCATACAGGGAATCAGCTCATCAGAATTATTAGGTATCTTCATGAAAATGGTGTTGTGCACAGAGATATCAGAACACCTAATGTTTTGATGGATAACGGAGAGGTATATCTTATAGATTTTGGGCTGGCAAGATGGGCCGATCACAATCAATATCCGTATGATTTGGACTTTTCTTACTTAGGAGATTTTCTATTATATTTACTTTATTCTTCCTATGAAAAAAGAGAAAAACATCAAAAATTGCCATGGCATAAAGAATTAGAGCTGACATGTGAACAAAGGTTGTTGTTGAAAAGGTTATTGGGTATTGAAGCAGGATATAAAAATATCTGCGACATCGAAACAGATTTTATCAACGCTTTTAAACCACAGTAA
- a CDS encoding NACHT domain-containing protein, with protein sequence MIKFDNWKRYWCPRGGEISLSQDGFLSDPASEFGKYISPQLKLLEELLSIPCLILLGEPGIGKSTVLDGQRQMIQSQGETTDSAALWLDLRSIGSEQRLVQKLFESEPFQSWLKGEHTLHIFLDSLDECLLRVDTVGAILADELHAYPVERLFLRIACRTADWPLSLENDLRSLWGDKNIEVFELAPLRRSDVAEAAAASGIDSEGFIQAVEQVEAMSLAIKPVTLSFLLNTYRYNQGLSSSQTSLYAEGCELLCTEPNLGRRDSRKTGNLSPRQKLTVAARMAAVTIFSNKYAVWTGVNAGDVAEEDIPLNCLIGDTETCDGVTFEVDEACLWETLGTGLFSSRGPNRLGWAHQTYAEYLAARYLIQAGLGVDQILSLFKHAGDKEAKVVPQLSETAAWIAAMNSEIFSEFMRTDPEVLLRSDIFSTDARSKSDLAEALLRSFEEEKLLDWDFEIRKRYNKLDHPGLGVQLRPYICDRSKGVITRRVAIDMAEDCRQFTLMEDLVKIALDQAEEYPIRIQAACAISRIGDDAAKSKLLPLAKGEAGDDPDDELKGHALQALWPGLISTRELFSVLDKPKRENFSGAYVYFFVLNFIDFVPDSDIIWALQWVQSRGERHRLSFSILRCMDAIMFRAWDLISDPQITQVFGQTIISRLEKYDQIADEYEGVRFHDLIRAEKEKRAILIHTMIDLLEENKVDLLLYPGHFITKEDMPWLLESLKVSNSRDTQRKWAKIIAGIFDASDRMQLETIYTGMQENTILAERFHTIFAPVDLNSPRADELRKYHLMHLKNTETRKKPPIQPPAESIRILLDRLESGELAAWWWLNREMTRKPDSIYYGNELESDLTVLPGWQADNSEIHQRILAGAKTYLLKADPEPSKWLSTNTAYFPALAGYRALRLIWQFQPEFVEKISPEVWIRWAPIILAYPTASGGENKDIHTALVKMAFEVSPQEIINTLMVLIDRENRENNHVFIIRKMHECWGTGLLEEALFTKLKDPKLKSQTFACLLNDLLEHGVEEARCYAESLLGSDQQEFAVIAAACLLCYINERSWGVVWPAITQDSEFGEKVIYGTLELSRHEGVNVILSLDEKKLSALYIWLEKHFPRSEDPNFENETMAHFVGPREFVAEWRDNILRVLEKRGTREACDAIAEIQNELPYLNWVKWYLLEAQTNMRRKAWVPIKPGELLTLTKIKRSRFIQSGEQLIDCILESLTGLEVKLQGETPAAIDLWNHVDGKYTPKDENTFSDYVKRYLDEDLKKRGIIVNREVEIRRGQGGSPGERTDIIVDAVVVDRGSAPTDVFSVVVEVKGCWHPELLTAMQTQLAERYLRDNQCRFGLYLVGWFNCKQWDDRDYRLKESGKLNRSDLAGYLTKQAQELSKQGVVVRAKVIKASLR encoded by the coding sequence ATGATTAAGTTCGATAACTGGAAACGATATTGGTGCCCCCGGGGCGGAGAAATAAGCCTGTCTCAGGATGGTTTCCTGTCCGATCCTGCTTCCGAATTTGGGAAATATATTAGCCCGCAGTTGAAGCTGTTGGAAGAACTTTTATCAATCCCTTGCTTGATTTTATTGGGAGAACCGGGTATCGGGAAGTCTACGGTGCTTGACGGACAAAGGCAGATGATCCAAAGCCAGGGAGAGACAACTGATTCGGCGGCGCTTTGGCTGGACCTGCGTTCTATTGGCAGTGAGCAACGCCTGGTTCAAAAACTGTTTGAGTCGGAGCCATTCCAATCCTGGCTGAAGGGTGAGCACACCCTTCATATCTTTCTCGACAGTTTGGACGAATGCCTGTTGCGGGTAGATACGGTCGGAGCCATACTGGCGGACGAATTGCACGCGTATCCCGTAGAACGCTTATTTTTGCGTATTGCTTGCCGTACGGCTGATTGGCCGCTTTCCTTGGAGAATGACCTGAGGAGCTTATGGGGAGATAAGAACATTGAGGTTTTCGAATTGGCTCCTTTGCGGCGCAGCGATGTTGCCGAGGCTGCGGCAGCCTCTGGGATCGACTCAGAAGGGTTTATTCAGGCTGTGGAGCAAGTCGAGGCCATGTCGCTGGCGATTAAACCGGTGACACTCTCTTTTCTCCTCAATACTTACCGGTATAACCAGGGACTTTCCTCATCGCAAACATCACTGTATGCTGAAGGATGCGAATTGCTCTGCACCGAACCCAATCTGGGTCGCCGGGATTCAAGAAAGACAGGGAATTTAAGTCCCAGGCAAAAGCTGACCGTTGCTGCCAGAATGGCGGCAGTTACGATATTTTCCAACAAATATGCCGTATGGACCGGGGTCAATGCCGGAGATGTTGCCGAGGAAGATATTCCCTTGAACTGCTTAATTGGGGATACTGAAACATGTGATGGGGTAACTTTCGAGGTGGATGAGGCCTGCCTGTGGGAGACATTGGGAACCGGCCTCTTCTCTTCACGCGGTCCCAACCGCTTGGGCTGGGCCCATCAAACGTATGCAGAGTATTTAGCCGCCCGGTATTTAATTCAAGCCGGATTAGGCGTTGATCAAATCCTGTCATTGTTTAAACATGCTGGAGATAAAGAAGCAAAGGTCGTTCCCCAGCTTTCCGAAACAGCGGCCTGGATTGCCGCCATGAATTCGGAAATATTTTCTGAGTTCATGCGAACGGACCCGGAAGTTTTGCTGCGCAGTGATATTTTTTCTACGGATGCCCGATCAAAATCTGACCTGGCAGAAGCGCTTTTACGCTCATTTGAAGAGGAAAAGTTACTGGACTGGGATTTTGAAATCCGCAAACGTTACAATAAACTGGACCACCCCGGGCTGGGCGTTCAACTTCGCCCCTATATCTGTGATCGGAGCAAAGGAGTCATAACCCGGCGGGTAGCCATTGATATGGCAGAAGACTGCCGGCAGTTCACCCTAATGGAAGACCTTGTCAAGATTGCATTGGATCAGGCGGAAGAATACCCAATAAGAATTCAGGCCGCTTGTGCCATCTCTCGAATTGGTGATGACGCTGCGAAATCCAAGCTGCTTCCGTTGGCCAAGGGGGAGGCCGGAGATGACCCGGATGATGAACTGAAGGGGCATGCGCTCCAGGCGCTATGGCCGGGCTTGATCTCAACCAGAGAATTATTTTCTGTGTTAGATAAACCGAAGCGGGAGAATTTTAGTGGGGCCTATGTCTATTTTTTTGTTTTGAATTTTATTGATTTTGTACCGGACAGCGACATCATTTGGGCCTTACAATGGGTGCAGAGTCGAGGGGAGCGGCATAGATTAAGCTTTAGCATTCTCAGGTGTATGGATGCGATTATGTTCAGGGCTTGGGATTTAATATCCGATCCCCAAATTACACAGGTATTTGGCCAAACAATCATTTCACGCCTGGAGAAATATGATCAGATTGCAGATGAGTATGAGGGTGTTCGGTTTCATGACCTGATCAGAGCGGAAAAAGAAAAACGCGCAATCCTTATTCATACCATGATTGACCTGCTGGAAGAAAATAAGGTTGATCTTCTCCTCTATCCAGGACATTTCATTACCAAAGAGGATATGCCCTGGTTACTGGAAAGTCTAAAAGTTTCAAATAGTAGAGATACACAGCGGAAATGGGCAAAAATCATTGCCGGGATATTTGATGCCTCTGACCGGATGCAACTGGAAACGATCTATACGGGAATGCAGGAAAATACGATTTTGGCGGAACGTTTTCATACCATCTTTGCCCCTGTAGACTTAAACTCCCCGCGTGCAGATGAACTCCGTAAATATCATCTTATGCATTTGAAGAATACTGAGACGCGAAAAAAGCCTCCCATCCAACCACCGGCGGAGAGCATACGCATTCTTTTAGACAGACTGGAGTCCGGTGAGCTTGCCGCTTGGTGGTGGCTGAACCGGGAAATGACACGAAAGCCGGATAGTATATATTATGGCAATGAGCTTGAATCTGATCTTACCGTATTGCCCGGGTGGCAGGCGGACAATTCTGAAATCCATCAGCGTATCTTGGCAGGAGCCAAGACATACCTATTAAAAGCAGATCCGGAACCCTCAAAATGGCTTAGTACAAATACCGCATATTTTCCGGCGCTTGCAGGGTATCGCGCCCTAAGGCTAATCTGGCAATTTCAGCCGGAATTTGTAGAAAAGATTTCTCCTGAAGTTTGGATAAGATGGGCTCCGATCATTTTGGCTTACCCAACAGCAAGCGGTGGGGAAAATAAGGACATTCATACAGCATTGGTAAAAATGGCTTTTGAAGTATCCCCCCAAGAAATCATTAACACTTTAATGGTATTAATTGACCGGGAGAACAGGGAAAACAATCACGTTTTCATTATCCGAAAAATGCATGAATGCTGGGGAACCGGCTTGCTCGAGGAGGCGCTGTTTACCAAGCTGAAGGACCCCAAGCTGAAGAGCCAGACTTTTGCCTGCCTGTTAAATGATTTATTGGAGCATGGTGTTGAAGAAGCGCGCTGTTATGCGGAATCCCTGCTTGGGAGTGATCAGCAGGAATTCGCTGTCATCGCGGCGGCATGCCTCTTGTGTTACATCAACGAAAGAAGCTGGGGCGTTGTTTGGCCAGCAATCACCCAAGACAGTGAATTTGGAGAAAAGGTTATCTACGGCACGCTGGAGTTGTCCCGGCATGAAGGGGTAAACGTGATCCTGAGTCTTGATGAGAAAAAATTGTCCGCGCTCTATATCTGGCTGGAAAAGCATTTTCCGCGTTCTGAAGATCCCAACTTCGAAAATGAAACGATGGCCCACTTTGTGGGCCCCCGGGAATTTGTGGCAGAATGGCGGGACAACATCCTTCGCGTCTTGGAAAAACGGGGAACTAGGGAAGCGTGCGACGCAATTGCTGAAATACAGAACGAACTGCCCTATTTGAATTGGGTAAAGTGGTATTTACTGGAGGCCCAAACCAATATGCGTCGTAAAGCATGGGTACCAATAAAGCCGGGTGAACTGTTGACGCTCACGAAAATCAAGCGGTCGCGGTTTATTCAAAGCGGTGAACAGCTCATCGACTGTATATTGGAATCCCTGACCGGGCTTGAAGTGAAATTGCAGGGGGAAACGCCGGCTGCGATCGACCTTTGGAATCATGTTGACGGAAAGTATACTCCGAAAGATGAGAATACCTTTTCGGATTATGTGAAACGTTATTTGGATGAAGACTTAAAGAAGCGCGGCATTATCGTGAATCGGGAAGTTGAGATACGCCGTGGCCAAGGTGGGAGCCCTGGGGAACGCACGGATATCATTGTTGACGCGGTAGTAGTGGATAGGGGAAGCGCACCGACGGATGTCTTCTCTGTTGTGGTCGAGGTAAAAGGATGTTGGCATCCGGAGCTTTTAACGGCCATGCAGACCCAATTGGCCGAGCGGTATCTCCGCGATAATCAATGCCGATTCGGCCTGTACCTGGTTGGCTGGTTTAACTGTAAGCAATGGGATGACAGGGATTATCGATTAAAAGAATCTGGAAAGCTTAACCGGTCAGACCTTGCCGGTTATTTGACGAAGCAGGCCCAAGAGCTTTCGAAGCAAGGGGTGGTTGTCAGGGCTAAGGTCATAAAGGCTTCACTACGGTAA
- a CDS encoding nucleotidyltransferase family protein — MLDKNVFEKLQEYKPILEERYSVGKIGVFGSYARNEQKEDSDIDIIVEFTRPVGFQFIDLKLYLEEILERKVDLVTPNALKSQIREQVLKEVTSQ, encoded by the coding sequence ATGCTTGATAAAAACGTATTTGAAAAGTTACAAGAATATAAACCGATCCTTGAAGAACGGTATTCTGTTGGGAAGATCGGTGTATTCGGGTCGTATGCGCGCAATGAGCAGAAAGAAGACAGTGATATTGATATTATTGTTGAATTTACCCGACCGGTAGGGTTTCAGTTCATCGACCTGAAACTGTATTTAGAGGAAATACTGGAGCGAAAAGTTGATCTGGTTACCCCTAATGCCCTTAAATCTCAGATTAGGGAGCAGGTACTGAAAGAGGTAACATCCCAATGA
- a CDS encoding zinc ribbon domain-containing protein, producing the protein MSFFSRSSKGKHYKRGNQGSDHYQKKGFFGDLFKMIASRSGSGGHYNNHGNQYPNTPGQNQPVASAVICGKCNAQIPAGSKFCLECGEKVSESLFCTNCGEKLPANAKFCLKCGNKVNG; encoded by the coding sequence ATGAGTTTTTTCTCAAGGTCGTCGAAAGGAAAGCATTATAAGAGAGGAAATCAGGGGAGTGACCACTACCAAAAGAAAGGATTTTTTGGGGATTTATTTAAGATGATTGCTTCGAGAAGCGGGTCTGGTGGTCATTACAATAATCATGGGAATCAATACCCCAATACGCCGGGGCAAAATCAACCCGTTGCAAGTGCAGTCATTTGCGGTAAATGTAACGCCCAAATTCCGGCAGGTTCAAAATTCTGCTTAGAATGTGGGGAAAAGGTTAGTGAATCATTGTTTTGCACAAACTGCGGAGAGAAATTACCTGCAAACGCAAAATTCTGTCTGAAGTGCGGCAATAAAGTAAACGGGTAG
- a CDS encoding type II toxin-antitoxin system HicB family antitoxin, with amino-acid sequence MKKYVFTANIGKDEVTGKYKASFPYFPDCSVGGDTFLDTYFMAWTMLERYLYDLVKADMPIPEESYISDSPRQAAVPMEVDMLEIRRKYDKDLINKSIRIPRRLDDMAKAEKINFSQTLREALEEKLEIND; translated from the coding sequence ATGAAAAAATATGTTTTCACGGCCAATATTGGGAAGGATGAAGTGACCGGTAAGTATAAGGCTTCTTTCCCGTATTTTCCGGACTGCAGCGTTGGTGGGGATACCTTCCTGGACACTTATTTTATGGCCTGGACTATGTTGGAACGTTATCTCTACGATCTGGTCAAAGCTGACATGCCAATCCCTGAAGAGTCGTACATTTCGGATTCACCACGGCAGGCTGCGGTTCCAATGGAAGTCGATATGCTGGAAATCCGGCGCAAATACGACAAAGATCTCATCAATAAAAGCATACGGATTCCAAGGCGGTTGGATGATATGGCGAAAGCCGAAAAAATTAACTTCTCGCAAACTCTGCGGGAAGCACTGGAAGAGAAGCTGGAAATTAACGATTGA
- a CDS encoding RNA polymerase sigma factor: protein MKGKIYLDAEFSALYQKYKNPLFSYIFYLAGDRAVAEEICQDVFLKVYLNIAKFENRSSFKTWIYKIAKNTYLDHVRARKREAPIDTIEICAQEIQDKGISPEEHAVNLANRELISKTFHQMNEKYRMLVILRDIQNLSYKEISDITEMTLNAVKTGIFRGRREFQKIYEELEDL from the coding sequence GTGAAAGGAAAGATTTATTTGGATGCTGAATTTTCTGCTTTATATCAGAAATATAAAAACCCCCTATTCTCTTATATCTTTTATCTTGCCGGAGACAGAGCGGTTGCTGAGGAAATATGCCAGGATGTTTTCCTAAAGGTATACTTAAATATCGCCAAATTTGAAAACAGGTCCAGTTTTAAGACCTGGATTTACAAAATAGCAAAGAATACATATCTTGACCATGTTCGAGCCCGCAAGAGAGAAGCGCCAATTGATACTATAGAAATTTGTGCTCAAGAAATCCAAGACAAAGGCATAAGTCCGGAAGAACATGCCGTTAATCTGGCCAACAGGGAGCTTATTTCCAAAACCTTCCATCAAATGAATGAAAAATACCGGATGCTTGTAATCCTTCGGGATATCCAGAATCTATCCTACAAAGAAATAAGCGATATTACGGAAATGACGTTAAACGCTGTTAAAACGGGTATTTTCAGAGGGAGAAGAGAGTTTCAGAAAATTTATGAAGAACTGGAGGATCTTTGA